The sequence ATCGTTTAACCGCCGCCACACAAAAGCCCCACCACCTATAAGCTTTAGATTGCGTGTGCTATAATCCCCCTTTATGAAAACGCCAAAGTAAAGACCGCCATGCCCCTTTACACAGATTTACTAAGCCAGCTTTGCGCCAAAGAGGATTTAAGGGAGGATCAGGTGTGGGCATTTTGGACAGGCGTTTTAAGCGGGCAGTTTAGCGACATTGAGTTAGGGGCTTTACTCATCGCCCTAAAGTGCAAGGGCGAAAGCCCGCAAGAGATCGCAAGCAGCGTGCAGGCATGTTTGCAAGAGAGCCAAGCCCTAAATATCCCCTTTGCGGTTGTGGATAATTGTGGCACGGGTGGAGATGGCAGCAAAAGCTTTAATATCAGCACGATCAGTGCCTTTGTGTGCGCCACGCTAGGCGTGAAAATGGCTAAAGCGGGCAATTACAGCTCAAGCGGGAGCGGGAGTGCCGAATTTTTAGAGCACTTGGGTTTCAACATCCACCTAAGCCCCAAACAGGTTACGCAAAGCCTGGATTTAGCTAACTTCGCCTTCCTCTTTGCCCCCATTTTCTACCCCAGCTTTGCCAAGGTCACCCCCTTAAGAAAAGCCCTGAAAACCCGCACCCTCTTTAATTTGCTAGGACCGCTCTTAAACCCCCTACGCCCCAAAGCCCAGCTTTTAGGCGTGGCCACCCCCAAATTGTGTTACCCCCTTGCTTGCACCCTGCAAAATTTGGGCCTAGAGCGCGCGTTAGTGGTGCACGGCTCAGGCTGTGATGAGATCGCCGTGCACGGGGAAACTTTAGTCTGCGAGCTAAGGGGGGGGCAAATCAAACAATACACGCTAGAGCCTAAAGACTTTGGACTCAAAAGCCACTCGCTAGAGGCGTTGAAGGTGCAAAGCGTGCAAGAGAGTGGGCACATTTGTTTAGACTTACTGCAAGGAGGGGGCAGCGAGGCGCAAAAAGCGAGTGTGATTGCCAACAGCGCAGGGGTGTTGTTTGTGGCTGGATGGGTTAAAGATTTTAAAGAGGGCGCCAAGCTTGCTAGAGAGTGTTTAGAGAGTAAACAAGCCTACACCCACTTACAAAGGATGGTGCAATTAAGCCATGCATGACTTGCTAAAAACCATGTTAGAGCACAAGAGAAAAGAGGTGCAGGCCCTGAAAGAACGCTATAGCCTACCCGCTGAGCTTAAAGCCAGCCAAAGAAATTTTAAGGAGGCTTTGCAAGAGCGGCGCACGAGTTTTATTTTAGAGTGCAAACAAGCCTCCCCCTCTAAGGGCTTGATTAGAAGCCCCTTTGACTTGGTAAAAATCGCTAAGGTGTATGAAAAGTACGCCACTTGCATTTCGGTGCTGACTGATGAGAAGTATTTTAAGGGGGCGTTTGAGAACCTGCGTATCGTGGCCCAGCACTCCACCAAGCCCCTTTTATGCAAAGACTTTATCCTGGACCCCTTCCAGGTGCGCCTAGCGCGGCTTATGGGTGCGGATGCGATTTTATTGATGCTTAGCGTGCTTAATGATGAGAGTTATACAGAATTAGCCGCCCTCGCCAAGTCTTTAAACATGGCGGTTTTAACTGAAGTGAGTAATCAAGCAGAGTTGCAACGTGCACTTACCTTAAATGCCCCCATTGTGGGTATCAACAATCGAGATTTAAAAACCCTCAAAGTGGATATTAACACCACCCTAGAGCTCGCCCCTTTGATCCCTGAGGATAAAATCCTCATTAGCGAGTCGGGGATCAACTCACACGCAGTGGTGAAACAGCTATGCCACAAGGTGCAGGGCTTCTTGGTGGGCAGCCATCTTATGGCACAAAAAAACCTAGAAAAAGCGTGTAAAAAGCTCATTTTAGGGGAAAATAAAGTCTGTGGGCTCAGGCGGGCAAAGGATGCTAGGGCGGTGTATAAACATGGCTTCATTTACGGCGGGCTCATTTTTGACCCCCAAAGCCCACGCTACATTGCGCCCAAGAAGGCCAAAAAGCTCATTGAAAAAGTGCCTAAGTTGGACTTTGTGGGCGTGTTCGTGCAAGCCAAGCCCAAGACGATCATTAAAAGAGTCTACCAGCTAGGGCTTAAGGCGGTGCAATTGCACGGCCGTTATAGTGCAGAGGATTTAAGCCTACTACAAAATGCCCTAGATTGCCCCGTGTGGGCGGTGGCAAGCATTGACCCGCATGCTAAAAAATTGCCCCAAATCCCAAGTACTCCTTTAGTGTTGTTTGATAGCAAGGGGGCGAGGGCGGGGGGCAATGGCGTGGCGTTTTCTTGGGAGCTTTTAGAGGGCTTTAAACGCCCCTTTATGCTTGCCGGTGGGCTTAATGCGAGCAATTTAGAAAAGGCAGTGGCCATAGGGGCTCTAGGGCTTGATTTAAACTCAGGACTAGAGAGCGCGCCGGGCAAAAAGAGCGGGCAAAAAATCGCCCAAGTGGCGAAAATGTTACGGGAGTATTGAAATGCAGCGGTATTTTGGAGAATTTGGGGGGGGCTTTGTGCCCGAGCTGTTGGTCCCCGCCCTCACACAATTAGAGCAGGCGTTTGAGGCTTGTTTAAAAGACAGCGGGTTTCAAGCCGCATTAAGTGAGCTTTTAAAGGACTTTGTAGGTCGGCCAAGCCCTTTAACTTTGGTGAAGAACTTTTGCCCCAACCCTAAAGTGAAAATGTATTTAAAACGAGAGGACTTGATCCATGGGGGGGCGCACAAGACTAATCAGGCTTTAGGGCAAGCCCTCTTAGCGCAAAAAATAGGTAAAAAGCGTGTGATTGCCGAAACGGGGGCGGGACAACACGGCGTGGCAACCGCCATTGCCTGCGCGCTCTTGGGGCTAGAGTGTGTGGTGTATATGGGGGCTAAGGACATCGAGCGGCAAAAGCAAAATGTCTTTAGGATGCGCTTACTTGGCGCACAGGTGCAATCTGTGGAGAGCGGATCGGCAAGTTTAAAGGACGCGATCAATGAAGCCCTTAGAGATTGGGCAAGCTCTTATGCCACCACCCACTACCTTCTAGGCACCGCTGCTGGCCCGCACCCCTACCCACAGATGGTTAAACATTTCCAAAGCGTGATCGGCATAGAGGCTAGAGCGCAGATTTTAGAAAAGGAGGGCAAACTGCCCGACTCTGTCATCGCTTGCGTGGGCGGGGGCTCTAATGCGATTGGCATTTTTGCCGGCTTTTTAGAAGATACAGCTGTGGGCTTGGTTGGGGTTGAACCCGGAGGGCTTGGGCTAGACACCAACAAACATGGGGCGACTTTATGCAAGGGGAGTGTGGGGATTTTGCACGGGTGCAAGACTTATATTTTGCAAGATGAGCAGGGGCAGATCCAAGAGAGCCATAGCATTTCGGCTGGGCTAGATTACCCCGGTGTGGGGCCAGAGCATAGCTATTTAAAAACAAGCGGGCGGGCGCAGTATGTGGCGGTGAGTGATGAAGAGGCTTTAGAGGCGTTTGTGCGTTTAAGCCAAAGCGAGGGTATCATCCCCGCCCTAGAGAGCGCACACGCCCTAGCTTATGCCTATAAACTTGCCAAAGAGTGCAAGACAGAGAGCTTAATTCTTGTCAACTTAAGCGGTCGGGGGGATAAGGACCTAGCCACAGTGCAGGGGGCGTTGGGGGTGTGTTAGTTTTTAGGGTAGGGCTTAAATTTTTTTCTGGATATGTAACCTTAAACCAAAGAAAAGAACCCTTACTGCTCAAAAGGGGGACTATATTTGTTTTTAGGAGAATCACAACGTCTACTAGGGTTGTTGCAACGCTCTACAACACAAAAACGACTTTAAGGTTGTTTGAAAAAAACGGAGTTTAAACCCCCCGCATCACCCTACTTTCCCACCCTTGCAAAGGGCAGTATCATCGGCGTAAGAGAGCTTGACTTCCAGGTTCGGGATGGGGCTGGGTATTTCCTCTCTTCTAGGGACACGGGAAAAAAGCAGAGCTTTTTCAGCAAAGCTTTTTAAGGCTTGCGGTTCTCTTAAAGTTTTAAGAGAACCTCGGGTTAAGCCCTTGTCTTAAGGGCTTAGATTCGACCATTCTAAGTTTAAAGCCTTAGAAGAATCAGGGATGGCTCAGGTTAGAGCTAAGCCATCCCTAAAATAAAAACACCATTCTAGCATTTTTATTGACAAAAAAGCAAACAAAGCGATAAAAAGCAACGCTTTAAATCAATAGTCTATGTGGGTCTTTCTACAAGCCTTCATTACACTCAATAAGGCAGTGAAGCTTTTATACAAGCAAACAAGCCAAACGCTCTATTAGTAGTGGTTAGCTGAGTGCATTGCTGCACTTACACACCCACCCTATCAAACATGTAGTCTTCATGCGAGCTTCAGGGAAAGCTTATCTTGGAGTTGGCTTCGAGCTTAGATGCTTTCAGCTCTTATCACAACCATGCGTGGCTACCCAGCGGTGCTCTTGGCAGAACAACTGGTGCACCAGTGGCATGTCCATCCCGGTCCTCTCGTACTAGGGACAGCTCTCCTCAGCTTTCCTACGCCCACAGCAGATAGGGACCGAACTGTCTCACGACGTTCTGAACCCAGCTCGCGTACCGCTTTAAATGGCGAACAGCCATACCCTTGGGACCTGCTCCAGCCCCAGGATGCGATGAGCCGACATCGAGGTGCCAAACCTCCCCGTCGATGTGAGCTCTTGGGGGAGATCAGCCTGTTATCCCCGGGGTACCTTTTATCCTTTGAGCGATGGCTCTTCCACACGAGAACCACCGGATCACTATGACCGACTTTCGTCTCTGCTTGAGTTGTCTCTCTTGCAGTTAAGCTAGCTTGTGCCATTACACTCAGCTGGCGATTTCCAACCGCCATGAGCTAACCTTTGTAAGCCTCCGTTACTTTTTAGGAGGCGACCGCCCCAGTCAAACTACCCACCAAGCATTGTCCTGCCTAAGGATGACTTAGGCCAGTTAGCTAACAAAAACGCCAAGGGTGGTATCTCAAGGATGGCTCCACAGACACCAAAGTGTCTGCTTCAAAGCCTCCCACCTATCCTGCGCATGGCATTCCCATTAGCAGTGCTAAGCTATAGTAAAGGTCCACGGGGTCTTTCCGTCTTGCTGCGGGTAGGAGGAATTTTCACCTCCACTACAATTTCACTGGATCTCTCTTTGAGACAGCTCCCATCTCGTTACGCCATTCATGCAGGTCGGTATTTAACCGACAAGGAATTTCGCTACCTTAGGACCGTTATAGTTACGGCCGCCGTTTACTCGGGCTTCAATTCAAAGCTTCGCCTTGCGGCTAACCCATCCTCTTAACCTTCGAGCACCGGGCAGGCGTCACACCTTATACTTCCTCTTACGAGTTGGCAAAGTGCTGTGTTTTTGGTAAACAGTCGGGAGGGACTCTTTGCTGAGACCACATTGCTGTGGCACACCTTATCGCGAACTTACGGTGCTAGTTTGCAGAGTTCCTTAAAGAGAGTTCATCCACGCGCCTTAGAATACTCATCTCATCTACCTGTGTCGGTTTGCGGTACGGACAATTGCAACTAAACTTAGAGACTTTTCTTGGCACGATAGTGTCAGTGATTCTCCCCTTGGCCCGAAGGCCTTAGAGAGCCTGTCAGGTTTGAAATACAGGAGCGGATTTGCCACTCTCCCAATCTACACCCTTCGACCAGCACATCCATCAGCTGGCTCACCTAACTTTATGCGTCCTCCCATCGCGCATTGCAATTGGTATGGGAATATTAACCTATTTTCCATCGCCTACCCCTTTCGGACTTGGCTTAGGACCCGACTAACCCTACGATGACGAACATCGCGTAGGAAACCTTAGATTTACGGCGGATACGATTCTTACGCATCTTATCGCTACTCATTCCTGCATGCTCACTTCTGTGCGCTCCAGCACTCCTTACGGTATGCCTTCAACGCTGCACAGAACGCTCTTCTACCACTGCTCCTAAGAGCAATCTACAACTTCGGTGTCTATCTTAGCCCCGTTATATTTTCAGCGCATGATCACTAGACCAGTGAGCTGTTACGCTTTCTTTAAAGGATGGCTGCTTCTAAGCCAACCTCCTGGTTGTTTGAGTAGCCACACATCTTTTTCCACTTAGAATAGAACTTTGGGACCTTAGTTGGTAGTCTGGGTTGTTTCCCTCTTGACGATTGATTTTATCACCCACCGCCTGACTCCCAAGATACAACAAAGGGTATTCGCAGTTTGACAGGGTTTGGTACTGCGGCGAGCAGCCCTAGCCCAATCAGAGCTCTACCCCCCTTTGCTATGACTTGAGGCTATACCTAAATATATTTCGAAGAGAACCAGCTATCACCAAGTTTGTTTGGCCTTTCACCCCTATCCACAGCTCATCCCAGCCCGTTTCAATGGGCACGGGTTCAGTCCTCCACAAGCTGTTACACTCGTTTCAACTTGGCCATGGATAGATCACTTGGCTTCGGGTCTGCAGCGTCTGACTAAAGCGCCCTATTCAGACTCGCTTTCGCTACGGCTCGTTTTCACTTAACCTTGCCAGACACCACAACTCGCAGGATCATTATGCAAAAGGCAGTCCATCACCCTGATAAATCATAGGGCTTTGAATGATTGTAAGTAGATGGTTTCAGGTTCTATTTCACTCCGTTACCCACGGTTCTTTTCACCTTTCCCTCACGGTACTTGTGCGCTATCGGTCAAAGAGTAGTATTTAGGGTTGGAGAGTGGTCTCCCCCGGCTTCAGCCCGGATTTCACGTGTCCTGGCCTACTCTGGATCCGGCTATCTAGGGTTTATCTTTCGCATACAGGGCTATCACCTTCTATGGCTTGTCTTTCCAAACAACTTTGCTAGAAAAACCCCTTGAATGTTGCCGTCCTCAACCCCGAGTGCAAGCACCCGGTTTGCCCTTATCCCCTTTCGCTCGCCACTACTGAGGGAATCTCGTTGATTTCTTTTCCTCTAGCTACTGAGATGTTTCACTTCGCTAGGTTCGCTCTCTATAAATAGAGTAACCTACATTGCTGTAAGTTGGGTTGCCCCATTCGGACACCTACGGATCAATGCTTCTTGACAGCTCCCCGTAGCTTATCGCAGTCTAGTGCGTCCTTCATCGCCTCTCTTTGCCAAGGCATCCACCATCTACTCTTAATATCTTGTTTGCCACTCTAGCATATCCGCTAGAGCGTTGCATAAGAGCCACACCGCCTTATTGAGTATAATTCTTTTGGCTTTGTAGTTTTTACCTTTACATAGGCTATTGACAATAATAAATCAAATAACACGCTTTAAGTCTGCCTTTTTTAGAAAAAAGCTTTCACCTTTTCCATGCAAGCTTTCTTAGAAGCAAAACGTGATAATAGCGGTTTTAAGCTTAAGGGGGGCTTAAATTATAGCGGTTAGACTTGCAGAAAATTTAGGAACTTTTGCCCCTTAGCAAATCACCCAGTCGATCTATGTGGCTACCGAGTTGCTGCAACTCTTGGGCAATTTCATCCAATTGCGCCTCAACTTTAGACAACCCGTTTTCTACTTCGTCAATGAGTTCTCCGACATTGTTACAATTATCCATAGTGCACCATCCTTTCAAATTCTTTAAAGATATACAACCCATCGTGAGGACCGGGACTTGCCTCAGGATGGTGTTGGACGGAAATAATGGGGGCGTTTTTGTAGCACACACCCTCAATGGTGTGGTCGAAAAGATTTTTATGTGTGATTGTAGCGACTTTGGCAATACTCTCTGGCACGCAGTAGTTGTGGTTTTGTGCGCTCACTTCAATGCGCCCGGTTTGTAGGTTTAGCACGGGGTGGTTGCTGCCGTGATGCCCGAATTTGAGCTTATAAGTGGGATAGCCATGTGCGATGCTTAAGAGCTGATGCCCTAGACAAATGCCCAGCATGGGGATTTGTTCTTCAATGAGCTGGCTAATTTCGTGGATCACGCTTTTTAAACGCAAAGGATCGCCCGGACCATTAGAGAGCAACACGCCCTTAATTTCACCCTTTTTATAGGCTTCAATCAAGGTTTGTGCCTTTGTGTCGGGGGCGAAACATACAGGCTTTAGCCCCACTTGGGCGAGGTTGTTTAAAATATTGCTCTTCACGCCCAAATCCAAAACCCCAACGGCACTTGAGAGTGTGGGGCTTTGGTAGTTCAAGCTTGCAAAGTCAAAAGTGCCTTGCGTGTGGGCTTCTTTACGGCTAAATGGGGGGATCAAATGTTGCTCGGCAATGCTAGTAGAAGAGCGCAAGATCTCTTGCAATTCCTGCTTATCTAGCCCATTGGTGGAAACCACCACGCCCATCGCCCCCTCATCTCTTAGCATGCCCACCAACGCCCTCGTGTCTAAGCCACTCACGCCCAACACCCCGTGCTGTTGCAAGAACACACTTAAGGACTGCCCCGCCCTAAAGTTGGAGTGAATACTTGGGGTGTGGCGCACTAAAATGCCCGCACAAAAGCTACTTGGCGACTCGCGATCTTGCTCGTTTGCCCCCACCACGCCCACTTCAGGGGTGCTAAAAACAATAAATTGTCCAAGGTAACTTGGATCGGTGATGACTTCTTCATACCCGCTCATGGCGGTGTTAAAAACCGCCTCGCCGGCCACAGCCCCACTAGCCCCAAAGCTCATGGCCTCTAAGAACAAGCCATTTTCAAAGTAGAGCGTGGCTTTCATAGAAATCCCTTGCGCCTTAATTCTTCCTCATACATGCGTTCAAAGACCAATTCGTATTCATCGCTGCCAACGGGAAGTTTGCGTTTATAGTGCTTGATCTTTTCGCTCACCTCTGTTTCCACGCTTTCATAGAGCTTGGCGTAGGTATCAATGGACTTAAAAATCACATTACGGATTCTGTTTTCAGATACAGAAAACATAAGCAGGTCTTCATCTAAGATTTTTTCTAAAATCTCATGGGAGAGCAAATTACAGCGATCCTCCCAACCCAAAGCAAACCCGTTTTCAAGGGCAACTTGCTTCTTAATGTCCCAAAAGAGTCGTCTTTCATCCATGCGCATGAATTCTATCTGGTCTAAGTTTTCCTCAAGTAAATCACGCACTCTATCATCGATGGCAGCTTCTTGGCTGACATGCTCTTGCAATACGGCTTGTGTGATTTTGGTGAGCACTTCTAAAGAGCCCTTGAGCTCCAAAAGCGGAGATTGAACTAAGTCTTGGGCAATTTTACTCACAATATAGCGGACATGGTTAGGCTTTAATCTCATCTCTTGCCCTATTCTTAATTGTTTTATTTAGTTAAGACTTATTCTAACATAATTTGGGTAAAGGACTAGAGAGTGGAACTTTAAAACTCGATTAGTTTTCATGTGCTAGAATGCGCATTTCAATCTTCTTAAGGGTTTGCATGCAGGCGCAACGCTTTTATTTCCTCTTCTCCCTTGCCATCATCGCCATTATAGCGTTGCCGGTGGGAATCGCTAATCTCATTTTAGGCTTCGTTTATCACGACTCGCCTTGCATCCAATGTTGGGGCGAGCGCCAAAGCATGGTCTATATCGCTTTAGGTGGGTTGTTTATCTTGCGCTATGGCTTAAAGCCTAAATACATTGCTATTTTGGTGTTAATCGTAGCAGGCGGGCTTTATCAAAGTTTTTACCATTTAGGCAACCACGCCCTAGAAGATGTGGGGCAGGGCTTTGCTTTAGAGATTTTTGGACTACACACGCAGTTTTGGGCGGAGCTTGTGTTTTGGATAGCTTTGCTGGTGCTAGGCTTGCTATTGCTAAAAGCCCCCAATTTCCAAGAGCAAGGTCCTCGCCAACTCACCCGCTCTAACCTTTGGGCTTTTGGGATTTTTAGCTTTTTGGTGGCTTCAAACATGTTGCAAGCCCTTATCTCCACAGGGCCTTTTCCTTACCTAGGGCATGGCGACCCGGTCCGCTTTTCATGGCGCATGGCGGAAAATATTTGGAGCACAAGCAATTGGGGGCATATGGGCTTTCCTCGAAGGCTAGGCAAGCGCGTAGTTGATGGACCTATTTTAGCCGACAGCTCTCATCAATGGGAGAGCGATTACCGCAAAGCTCCCCTTGAGATCCACAAAAACCTAACACTCCTGCAAACTCAAATCAGCCCCTTAAAATTAAACGCCCCCATCAGCGATTTAAACTTTTTAGCCGCCAAGGAAACCCCCCAAACCGCCAAAGCTCCCACCAAGCCTAGTTTACTCCAGACGATCGAAACGGATATTTTTGGCAAACACAGCGATGGGTGTGCTCCCGCCTTAAAGCCCCAACCCTACACTTTTTCGCCAGAAACCTTTGCTGGCAACAACGCCCTTTTAAAGAACGCCTTCCTAATTGCCACGCAAAAAGAAGGGTTATATGTAGTCGATAAAAAGTTGCAAAGAATCTTGGCCCACCTAGTGCTAGATAAGCATTACTCCGTAACAGTGGAGCATTTCGTGGGGGCGAATATGGTGGGCAATCTCATCCGTTTAATGGGGGCGAATAAAAGCAGTGTAGATGTCGCCTACAATCCCGGAGCCAAGAATAACTTTGCCAACTTCTTAGAAGGGGCACACCATTTCAACGAGATTGGGCGCAACCGCTTACGCACAAGTCGCGCTTCCACCTACTATATCCTAAGTGCTAGAAGCGATGGCACCCATACCTACATGCTGACCGTGCCAAACAAACGCTACAAGCAATTAATCTTAGTGGGCATGCTCGATCAAGATTTGGGCTTAAGTTCGGAAACTGTGGTGCGTCCGTTGAAAAACAACCCCCTCAAAAAAGGGCGCACACTCGGAGAGTTTTACATCACAGGGTTAGCCTTTTATCAAGGACGGCTCTTTGCCCTAAGTAAAGCCTACAACGCCCTTTTAGTCATCAACCCCTACAACGCCACAATCATAGACGCTTACGGCTTGCCCCCTAGTGTGAAAAACCCGACTGCGCTGACTTTTGTCAACAACGCCTTGATCGTCAGCGGTTATAGCAATAGACATGACATTTTTTATACCTTAGGCATTTCTAACTTATCGCTAGACTTGCCCCCCGCTGAAAAACCCACTCTTAAAGCACCCATTTTACAAGCGCATGGTTGCTGAGTTTCTCAAAGAGGGCGTGTTGCTCTTGTTTGCTACTCACAACCAAAGAGAGTTGCAGGCTCGTGTATTTGCCTTGTGCGCTTTTGTTTTTAGTGCATACTTGGTATTTTAGGGGGGCGAGCAAACCGGGTAATTCGTCCAAGAGCCCTTGGGGTTTGTCGGTGATGAGGCGGTATTCCCATAAACAGGGGTAGATGATGGCGGTTTTAGAATCCATGTAAAATCTCCAAAAATTTTTGGGGGATGGAGGTGGGTTTTTTTGTGGCTAGGTCAATGAAGGCAAGTTTAATGCGCATGCGAAAGAGTCTTTGCTCTTGCCGTAAAATTTCTTGTTGCAAGCTTAAACTCACTCTTTTGAGCTCTAAAATTTGGGTGCTCACTTGCAAACAATCACCCAAAAGAGCTGGGGTGATGAACTCGGCTTGTAGGCTTTTAATCACGAAGCCACCTTGCGTGTTTTGCGGAACTACTCCCACTCTAAAAAACACTTCACTCCTCGCCCGCTCGCAAAATTTTAAATAATTGGCGTGGTAAACTAACCCCGTGCTGTCTGTGTCCTCATAGTAAACCCGAAATTGCATAAACTCCCCTTTCAAAGCCTGCATAGAGCCATGTATTTGTAAAGCTATAGTAAACCTTAATCCTTGTTATGCTACCATACTGAATTTTATTTTCAAAAATTAGCTACTGGAGAAGCGATGAATAACTTTTCAAAATTAGGCTTTATCCTAGCAGCTTTGGGCAGCTCAATCGGCTTAGGGCACATTTGGCGTTTCCCCTACATGACGGGTACAAGTGGGGGGGGTGGCTTTGTACTCTTATTTTTAGTGCTTGCTCTCAGCGTGGGGCTTACCATGCTTGTAGCCGAAATGGTGATAGGACAGAGCACGCAAACCGATGTGGCTTCAGCTTTCGAGCAACTAAACCCCACAGGCTCTAAGAAGTGGAAATATGCGGGGCTGATGCTTTTTACCGGTCCGCTCATCTTGTCTTTTTATGCGATTGTCTTGGGCTGGGTGTTTTACTACCTTGTAGGCGTGAGTTTTAACCTGCCTGCTGATATACAGGCTTCTAAGCAAATTTTATTGGGCTTAGAAAACTCTTTGGGTAAGCAAATTGGGGGGCTTAGTGCAACGCTTTTTTTAACCGCTTGGATTGTTTCAAGGGGAGTCAAGGACGGGATTGAAAAGTTAAACTTTGTGCTCATGCCCCTATTATTCATCATTTTTTTTGGCTTATTGATTTATGCGAGCACCCAACCCTCTTTCAAACAAGCGGTGAACTTCATGTTTGGGGTGCGCCTCGCCGACATCAACCACAAGGTTTTCATGAACGCTTTAGGACAGGTTTTCTTTGCCTTGAGCATTGGCATTGGCATCAACATCTCTTACGCCTCTTCCACTGATCCTAAGCAAAACCTCTTGCAGAGTGCGTTTTGGGTGGTCGTGCCCGGGATTGTAATTTCCTTAGTGGCGGGCTTGATGATTTTTACTTTTGTGTTTGAGTATGGCGATAGCCCTACTGAAGGGCCAGGCCTCATCTTTGTGTCCTTGCCCGTGGTCTTTTACAAAATGGGCTGGATAGGGAGTGTGGTTTTTATTTTATTTTTATGCGCCCTGGCTTTTGCGGGGATCACCTCCACCATTGCCCTCTTAGAGCCCCCCGTGCAGTATCTCATCGATCACAACTACTCCCGCCCTAAAGCGACTTGGCTCGTAACTTTAGCCACTTACATTTTAGGTGTG is a genomic window of Helicobacter sp. NHP19-012 containing:
- the trpD gene encoding anthranilate phosphoribosyltransferase, which translates into the protein MPLYTDLLSQLCAKEDLREDQVWAFWTGVLSGQFSDIELGALLIALKCKGESPQEIASSVQACLQESQALNIPFAVVDNCGTGGDGSKSFNISTISAFVCATLGVKMAKAGNYSSSGSGSAEFLEHLGFNIHLSPKQVTQSLDLANFAFLFAPIFYPSFAKVTPLRKALKTRTLFNLLGPLLNPLRPKAQLLGVATPKLCYPLACTLQNLGLERALVVHGSGCDEIAVHGETLVCELRGGQIKQYTLEPKDFGLKSHSLEALKVQSVQESGHICLDLLQGGGSEAQKASVIANSAGVLFVAGWVKDFKEGAKLARECLESKQAYTHLQRMVQLSHA
- the trpCF gene encoding bifunctional indole-3-glycerol-phosphate synthase TrpC/phosphoribosylanthranilate isomerase TrpF, yielding MHDLLKTMLEHKRKEVQALKERYSLPAELKASQRNFKEALQERRTSFILECKQASPSKGLIRSPFDLVKIAKVYEKYATCISVLTDEKYFKGAFENLRIVAQHSTKPLLCKDFILDPFQVRLARLMGADAILLMLSVLNDESYTELAALAKSLNMAVLTEVSNQAELQRALTLNAPIVGINNRDLKTLKVDINTTLELAPLIPEDKILISESGINSHAVVKQLCHKVQGFLVGSHLMAQKNLEKACKKLILGENKVCGLRRAKDARAVYKHGFIYGGLIFDPQSPRYIAPKKAKKLIEKVPKLDFVGVFVQAKPKTIIKRVYQLGLKAVQLHGRYSAEDLSLLQNALDCPVWAVASIDPHAKKLPQIPSTPLVLFDSKGARAGGNGVAFSWELLEGFKRPFMLAGGLNASNLEKAVAIGALGLDLNSGLESAPGKKSGQKIAQVAKMLREY
- the trpB gene encoding tryptophan synthase subunit beta, translating into MQRYFGEFGGGFVPELLVPALTQLEQAFEACLKDSGFQAALSELLKDFVGRPSPLTLVKNFCPNPKVKMYLKREDLIHGGAHKTNQALGQALLAQKIGKKRVIAETGAGQHGVATAIACALLGLECVVYMGAKDIERQKQNVFRMRLLGAQVQSVESGSASLKDAINEALRDWASSYATTHYLLGTAAGPHPYPQMVKHFQSVIGIEARAQILEKEGKLPDSVIACVGGGSNAIGIFAGFLEDTAVGLVGVEPGGLGLDTNKHGATLCKGSVGILHGCKTYILQDEQGQIQESHSISAGLDYPGVGPEHSYLKTSGRAQYVAVSDEEALEAFVRLSQSEGIIPALESAHALAYAYKLAKECKTESLILVNLSGRGDKDLATVQGALGVC
- the carA gene encoding glutamine-hydrolyzing carbamoyl-phosphate synthase small subunit produces the protein MKATLYFENGLFLEAMSFGASGAVAGEAVFNTAMSGYEEVITDPSYLGQFIVFSTPEVGVVGANEQDRESPSSFCAGILVRHTPSIHSNFRAGQSLSVFLQQHGVLGVSGLDTRALVGMLRDEGAMGVVVSTNGLDKQELQEILRSSTSIAEQHLIPPFSRKEAHTQGTFDFASLNYQSPTLSSAVGVLDLGVKSNILNNLAQVGLKPVCFAPDTKAQTLIEAYKKGEIKGVLLSNGPGDPLRLKSVIHEISQLIEEQIPMLGICLGHQLLSIAHGYPTYKLKFGHHGSNHPVLNLQTGRIEVSAQNHNYCVPESIAKVATITHKNLFDHTIEGVCYKNAPIISVQHHPEASPGPHDGLYIFKEFERMVHYG
- a CDS encoding DUF507 family protein — its product is MRLKPNHVRYIVSKIAQDLVQSPLLELKGSLEVLTKITQAVLQEHVSQEAAIDDRVRDLLEENLDQIEFMRMDERRLFWDIKKQVALENGFALGWEDRCNLLSHEILEKILDEDLLMFSVSENRIRNVIFKSIDTYAKLYESVETEVSEKIKHYKRKLPVGSDEYELVFERMYEEELRRKGFL
- a CDS encoding disulfide bond formation protein B — translated: MQAQRFYFLFSLAIIAIIALPVGIANLILGFVYHDSPCIQCWGERQSMVYIALGGLFILRYGLKPKYIAILVLIVAGGLYQSFYHLGNHALEDVGQGFALEIFGLHTQFWAELVFWIALLVLGLLLLKAPNFQEQGPRQLTRSNLWAFGIFSFLVASNMLQALISTGPFPYLGHGDPVRFSWRMAENIWSTSNWGHMGFPRRLGKRVVDGPILADSSHQWESDYRKAPLEIHKNLTLLQTQISPLKLNAPISDLNFLAAKETPQTAKAPTKPSLLQTIETDIFGKHSDGCAPALKPQPYTFSPETFAGNNALLKNAFLIATQKEGLYVVDKKLQRILAHLVLDKHYSVTVEHFVGANMVGNLIRLMGANKSSVDVAYNPGAKNNFANFLEGAHHFNEIGRNRLRTSRASTYYILSARSDGTHTYMLTVPNKRYKQLILVGMLDQDLGLSSETVVRPLKNNPLKKGRTLGEFYITGLAFYQGRLFALSKAYNALLVINPYNATIIDAYGLPPSVKNPTALTFVNNALIVSGYSNRHDIFYTLGISNLSLDLPPAEKPTLKAPILQAHGC
- a CDS encoding HP0495 family protein — translated: MDSKTAIIYPCLWEYRLITDKPQGLLDELPGLLAPLKYQVCTKNKSAQGKYTSLQLSLVVSSKQEQHALFEKLSNHALVKWVL
- a CDS encoding YbgC/FadM family acyl-CoA thioesterase, which produces MQFRVYYEDTDSTGLVYHANYLKFCERARSEVFFRVGVVPQNTQGGFVIKSLQAEFITPALLGDCLQVSTQILELKRVSLSLQQEILRQEQRLFRMRIKLAFIDLATKKPTSIPQKFLEILHGF